One genomic region from Leifsonia poae encodes:
- a CDS encoding serine hydrolase domain-containing protein, translating into MTIPSSDRSPTRFDPAALRHAVDLVRARGATAQLVVRRHGVTVVDRSFGCEPTALFWTFSAGKPYTVVLIHALAESGVIDLDAPVARYWPEFAANGKEAITVRHVLRHRSGFATAGSAVGDALAMTGWSRTLRRIERARPTWPPGSAPAYQFVIFGFILGEVARRATGIPLPELMSSLLLGPLGVHDTYLGLPDDQWLRHVPLSAPRPVRAVVNRRATRAAIIPSAGFSTTARDVTVFYEMLLNGGVTADGRRILSSAALQAALVPSSEGRIDRFAHSPIRWSEGFQLGGPRHLPESISPMGSRSSPRTFGHNGSNCCIAWADPDRDLVFSYLTNRITRQRDDLAHLAEVADAVLDACPE; encoded by the coding sequence ATGACGATTCCGTCGTCCGACCGCTCGCCCACCCGCTTCGACCCCGCCGCCCTGCGGCACGCGGTCGACCTCGTCCGAGCGCGTGGAGCGACAGCCCAACTCGTGGTGCGCCGCCACGGTGTCACGGTGGTCGATCGGTCGTTCGGCTGCGAACCGACCGCCCTCTTCTGGACATTCTCCGCCGGCAAGCCCTACACAGTGGTGCTCATCCACGCCCTGGCCGAAAGCGGCGTCATCGACCTCGACGCCCCGGTGGCGCGCTACTGGCCGGAATTCGCGGCGAACGGCAAGGAGGCGATCACCGTTCGCCACGTGCTACGTCACCGCTCCGGTTTCGCCACCGCCGGAAGCGCTGTCGGTGACGCGTTGGCGATGACCGGCTGGTCCCGCACCCTGCGCCGCATCGAGCGCGCCCGCCCCACCTGGCCGCCCGGTTCGGCACCGGCCTATCAATTCGTGATCTTCGGCTTCATCCTGGGCGAGGTCGCGCGCCGTGCCACCGGGATCCCGCTTCCCGAGCTGATGTCGTCGCTCCTGCTGGGACCGCTCGGCGTGCACGACACCTACCTCGGGCTCCCCGACGACCAGTGGCTCCGGCATGTGCCGCTCTCGGCGCCGCGCCCGGTGCGCGCCGTCGTCAACCGACGCGCCACCCGCGCCGCCATCATCCCCTCCGCGGGCTTCTCCACCACCGCGCGGGACGTGACCGTCTTCTACGAGATGCTGCTGAATGGCGGCGTCACGGCCGACGGCCGACGCATCCTGTCGTCCGCCGCTCTGCAGGCGGCCCTCGTGCCGAGCAGCGAGGGCCGCATCGACCGCTTCGCGCACTCCCCCATCCGCTGGTCCGAGGGCTTCCAGCTCGGCGGCCCACGTCATCTCCCGGAGTCGATCAGCCCGATGGGCAGCCGCAGCAGTCCCCGAACGTTCGGTCACAATGGCAGCAATTGCTGCATCGCCTGGGCGGATCCAGACCGAGACCTCGTCTTCAGCTATCTCACCAACCGGATCACCCGACAGCGCGACGACCTCGCCCACCTCGCCGAGGTGGCCGACGCCGTGCTCGACGCCTGCCCGGAGTGA
- a CDS encoding DoxX family protein: protein MNIALWIAQVLLAVVFLYSGIAKASLPKDRLIAIGQTGVAPFPLPFIRTIATLELLGCVGLILPQATGIAPYLTVAAAAGLGIIMIGAAFAHRSLGEYKQVFGVNLPLFLICVFVVVGRLLGY from the coding sequence ATGAACATCGCGCTCTGGATAGCCCAGGTGCTCCTCGCCGTCGTCTTCCTCTACTCCGGCATCGCCAAAGCGTCCCTTCCGAAAGACCGCCTCATCGCGATCGGCCAGACGGGCGTCGCCCCGTTCCCGCTGCCGTTCATCCGCACCATCGCCACCCTCGAACTCCTCGGCTGCGTCGGCCTGATCCTCCCCCAAGCGACCGGCATCGCCCCGTATCTGACCGTGGCCGCCGCCGCCGGTCTCGGAATCATCATGATCGGCGCGGCGTTCGCCCACCGCTCGCTCGGGGAGTACAAACAGGTGTTCGGTGTGAACCTCCCGCTGTTCCTGATCTGCGTCTTCGTCGTCGTCGGCCGCCTCCTCGGATACTGA
- a CDS encoding LacI family DNA-binding transcriptional regulator → MTTNDTSPAPKPPGMTDVARVAGVSAQTVSRALSGHPNVQEKTRAKVLAAVEQLGYRKNNAARILSSGHSRTIGIVLMQTSFFSRTAVTVGVEEAARDAGYSVSAATSPSLEPSAIEAAMSRLADQSVEGIILALPLIHVTRGIEELTRAIPTITIDGSRTSSTEVVAVDQSHAARLATQHLLDLGHETVWHVSGPSEWLDAVSRSEGWRSTLEAAGIAPPPELKGDWSPASGYQNGLILGRIPDVTAVFVSSDEMAFGVIRAFHELGRRIPEDISVVGVDDITLAEYCSPSLTTVAQPFGQMGELAVEHLLRYIADPGTTLEPASVEPQLRIRASTGPAPH, encoded by the coding sequence ATGACGACCAACGACACCAGCCCGGCACCGAAGCCGCCGGGCATGACCGACGTCGCCCGGGTGGCGGGAGTCTCGGCCCAGACCGTGTCACGAGCCCTCAGCGGCCACCCCAATGTGCAGGAGAAGACCCGAGCCAAGGTGCTCGCCGCCGTCGAACAGTTGGGCTACCGCAAGAACAACGCCGCCCGCATCCTCTCCTCCGGGCACAGCCGCACCATCGGCATCGTGCTGATGCAGACCAGCTTCTTCTCCCGCACCGCCGTCACGGTCGGTGTCGAAGAGGCGGCCCGCGACGCCGGGTACTCCGTGAGCGCCGCCACCAGTCCCTCGCTGGAGCCCTCCGCCATCGAAGCGGCGATGTCGCGCCTGGCCGACCAGAGCGTCGAAGGCATCATCCTCGCCCTCCCACTCATCCACGTCACCCGGGGAATCGAAGAGCTCACCCGGGCGATCCCCACCATCACCATCGACGGCTCGCGCACCTCCTCGACCGAGGTCGTCGCCGTCGACCAGTCCCACGCCGCCCGGCTCGCCACCCAGCATCTCCTCGACCTCGGCCACGAGACGGTGTGGCATGTCTCCGGCCCCAGCGAGTGGCTGGATGCGGTCAGCCGCAGCGAAGGCTGGCGCTCCACCCTCGAAGCGGCCGGCATCGCCCCGCCGCCCGAGCTCAAGGGCGACTGGTCCCCCGCCTCCGGCTACCAGAACGGCCTCATCCTCGGGCGCATCCCCGACGTCACGGCCGTGTTCGTCTCCAGCGATGAGATGGCGTTCGGCGTCATCCGCGCGTTCCATGAGCTCGGTCGCCGCATCCCGGAGGACATCTCCGTGGTCGGCGTGGACGACATCACCCTCGCCGAATACTGCTCCCCCTCGCTCACCACCGTCGCCCAGCCATTCGGCCAGATGGGCGAGCTCGCCGTCGAGCACCTTCTGCGCTACATCGCCGACCCCGGCACCACCCTCGAGCCGGCCTCCGTCGAACCCCAACTGCGCATCCGCGCCAGCACTGGCCCCGCCCCGCACTGA
- a CDS encoding ABC transporter substrate-binding protein codes for MKKSGIRMAGVAGAVALGLALTGCSGSGSGSGDSGHATVTFWGWAPGYADAVKAFNASHKDVTVKYQEVQPGSKGGYQKMLNAVTANNAPCLAQVGYETLPSFAAQGALEDVSTYANADKGEFQPAAWKSVSVGDAVYGAPVDTGPMGLFYNKQLFDSLGLSAPTTWAEYKADAEKIHASDPKKFISSPYMDYDYAGLAWQTGATWFGVDGDAWKVTLASDANKKIADYWQGLVSEGLISSAPMYDQAWYTGLGDGDIATVVGAVWQAGVIKGGAADGSGKWAVAPMPQWSAGDDQVGNAGGSATAVLKGCKTPEAAWEFAHWMSTDKTTYNNLVTKAGLYPAATALTGLPALAEGDAYFGGQKIFDVFAKAAPKVNPDWTWGPVMTKTAADLDDGLGKAWAGQGTIADALQSAQDKTIAELKTQGLTVSQ; via the coding sequence GTGAAGAAGTCAGGAATCCGCATGGCGGGCGTCGCCGGAGCGGTCGCCCTCGGGCTCGCGCTGACCGGATGTTCGGGCAGCGGCTCCGGGTCGGGCGACTCGGGCCACGCGACGGTCACGTTCTGGGGCTGGGCTCCGGGATACGCCGATGCTGTCAAGGCTTTCAACGCATCGCACAAAGATGTGACGGTCAAATACCAGGAAGTGCAGCCCGGATCCAAGGGCGGCTACCAGAAGATGCTCAACGCTGTGACCGCTAACAATGCGCCGTGTCTTGCGCAGGTCGGCTACGAGACGCTGCCGAGCTTCGCGGCCCAGGGCGCCCTCGAAGACGTGTCGACCTACGCGAACGCCGACAAGGGCGAGTTCCAGCCCGCGGCCTGGAAATCCGTCTCGGTCGGTGACGCCGTGTACGGCGCACCGGTGGACACCGGCCCCATGGGGCTGTTCTACAACAAGCAGCTGTTCGACTCGCTCGGGCTGTCGGCCCCCACCACTTGGGCCGAGTACAAGGCCGACGCAGAGAAGATCCATGCGTCCGACCCCAAGAAATTCATCTCGTCGCCGTATATGGACTACGACTACGCGGGCCTCGCCTGGCAGACCGGCGCCACCTGGTTCGGTGTCGACGGCGACGCCTGGAAGGTGACCCTCGCCTCCGACGCCAACAAGAAGATCGCCGACTACTGGCAGGGCCTCGTCTCCGAGGGTCTCATCAGCAGCGCCCCGATGTACGACCAGGCCTGGTACACCGGTCTGGGTGACGGCGACATCGCGACAGTTGTCGGTGCGGTCTGGCAGGCCGGTGTGATCAAAGGCGGCGCCGCAGACGGCTCCGGCAAATGGGCGGTCGCCCCGATGCCGCAGTGGTCGGCGGGCGACGACCAGGTCGGCAACGCCGGCGGATCGGCCACGGCGGTGCTGAAGGGCTGCAAGACGCCAGAGGCCGCCTGGGAGTTCGCGCATTGGATGAGCACGGACAAGACCACCTACAACAACCTGGTCACGAAGGCCGGACTGTACCCGGCCGCCACCGCGCTCACCGGCCTCCCCGCTCTCGCCGAGGGCGACGCGTACTTCGGCGGGCAGAAGATCTTCGACGTGTTCGCCAAGGCGGCTCCGAAGGTGAACCCCGACTGGACATGGGGGCCGGTGATGACGAAGACCGCCGCCGATCTCGATGACGGGCTCGGCAAGGCCTGGGCCGGTCAGGGCACCATCGCGGATGCCTTGCAGTCCGCTCAGGACAAGACCATCGCCGAGCTGAAGACCCAGGGTCTCACGGTCAGCCAGTAG
- a CDS encoding carbohydrate ABC transporter permease codes for MSNLAVAEPSAATVAPPPERQKKRHTTLGWRAPLLFLGPFVVLFAAMYIAPIVYAAISSLFVVKRSGLGLTAPTQVFEPFANYAQAFTDKDFVASLGRVALFGVVQVPVMLGLALVLALLIDSKSARGKGFFRLSSFLPYAIPGVSAALVWSFMYSTQSSPINHLLEPLGIQLPFFDQGTVLWSVANIVTWSWTGYNMIIIYAALQSIPAEVLEAAKIDGASPLRIAWSVKIPMVRSAIVLTAVFSIIGSAQLYNEPTVLQPISGGSVSSTFTPIMSAQAAVAAGNYPYAAAQSVILAVFVGVISFLFFRLTSKGDKA; via the coding sequence GTGAGCAACCTCGCCGTCGCGGAGCCCTCCGCGGCCACCGTCGCCCCGCCGCCGGAGCGCCAGAAGAAGCGGCACACCACGCTGGGGTGGCGAGCGCCGCTGCTGTTCCTCGGTCCGTTCGTCGTGCTGTTCGCCGCGATGTACATCGCGCCTATCGTCTACGCCGCGATCAGCAGTCTGTTCGTCGTCAAGCGTTCGGGTCTCGGTCTGACCGCGCCGACGCAGGTGTTCGAGCCTTTCGCCAACTATGCGCAGGCGTTCACCGACAAGGACTTCGTCGCCTCGCTCGGCCGGGTCGCGCTGTTCGGTGTGGTGCAGGTGCCGGTGATGCTCGGCCTGGCGCTGGTCCTCGCGCTGCTGATCGACTCCAAGTCGGCGCGGGGCAAAGGTTTCTTCCGGCTCTCCAGCTTTCTTCCCTACGCCATCCCGGGGGTGAGTGCGGCGCTCGTCTGGTCGTTCATGTACTCCACGCAGTCGAGCCCGATCAACCATCTGCTGGAGCCGCTCGGCATCCAGTTGCCGTTCTTCGACCAGGGCACGGTGCTCTGGTCGGTGGCGAACATCGTCACCTGGAGCTGGACCGGCTACAACATGATCATCATCTACGCGGCGCTGCAGTCCATTCCCGCAGAGGTGCTGGAGGCGGCGAAGATCGACGGCGCTTCGCCGCTGCGGATCGCGTGGAGCGTCAAGATCCCGATGGTGCGCAGCGCGATCGTCCTCACCGCCGTGTTCTCGATCATCGGCTCAGCGCAGCTCTACAACGAACCGACAGTGCTGCAGCCGATCTCCGGAGGTTCCGTGTCGTCCACCTTCACCCCGATCATGTCGGCGCAGGCCGCCGTCGCGGCGGGCAACTATCCGTATGCCGCGGCCCAATCGGTGATCCTCGCCGTGTTCGTCGGCGTGATCTCATTCCTGTTCTTCCGGCTGACCAGCAAAGGGGACAAGGCATGA
- a CDS encoding carbohydrate ABC transporter permease, with protein sequence MTATLQNRRAVPAARSFARPRRDTSPLSRAVVMVLLAASTIYFLFPLWWLIVSATKPFGQQFSGNGLWFDGFGLFDNIARLSAQNDGIFWQWMLNSLLYCGVGALVGTVLSAMGGYALAKYEFRGRGALFGVILAAVLVPKILFTLPLYLMFSGVGLINNPLAVLLPSIVSPFGVYLARVFAAQSVPDEVIEAGRLDGASEFRIFRSISTKMMMPALVTIFLFQFVDIWNNYLLPAMVLGDDHMQPVTVGLVGWNASHVAVPPPLVVIGSLVSVIPLIVAFLALQRFWRAGMTAGAVK encoded by the coding sequence ATGACCGCCACCCTGCAGAACCGGCGTGCCGTGCCGGCCGCCCGCTCCTTCGCGAGGCCCCGCCGCGACACCAGCCCGCTGAGCCGCGCCGTCGTGATGGTGCTGCTCGCCGCCTCGACGATCTACTTCCTCTTTCCGCTCTGGTGGTTGATCGTCTCGGCGACCAAGCCGTTCGGTCAGCAGTTCAGCGGCAATGGGCTCTGGTTCGACGGCTTCGGGCTGTTCGACAACATCGCCCGCCTGAGCGCGCAGAATGACGGCATCTTCTGGCAGTGGATGCTGAACAGCCTTCTCTACTGCGGTGTCGGCGCTCTCGTGGGCACGGTGCTCTCGGCGATGGGCGGATACGCCCTCGCGAAGTACGAGTTCCGGGGGAGGGGAGCGCTGTTCGGCGTGATCCTCGCCGCGGTGCTGGTGCCGAAGATCCTGTTCACCCTGCCGCTGTACCTCATGTTCTCGGGGGTCGGGCTGATCAACAATCCGCTCGCGGTGCTGCTGCCCAGCATCGTCAGCCCGTTCGGGGTCTACCTCGCCCGGGTCTTTGCCGCGCAGTCCGTTCCGGATGAGGTGATCGAGGCCGGTCGGCTCGACGGGGCGAGCGAGTTCCGCATCTTCCGCTCGATCTCGACGAAGATGATGATGCCGGCCCTGGTGACGATCTTCCTGTTCCAGTTCGTGGACATCTGGAACAACTACCTGCTTCCGGCGATGGTGCTCGGCGACGACCACATGCAGCCGGTGACCGTGGGGCTCGTGGGCTGGAACGCCAGCCATGTGGCCGTGCCACCGCCCCTGGTGGTGATCGGATCCCTGGTCTCGGTCATCCCTCTGATCGTCGCCTTCCTCGCACTGCAGCGGTTCTGGCGGGCCGGGATGACCGCGGGAGCGGTGAAGTGA
- a CDS encoding glycoside hydrolase family 35 protein: MTVATRTALLDYSTGTLRRDGVEHRVLSGSVHYFRVHPEQWRDRLERVAALGLNTVDTYVAWNFHQRRADDAPDFDGWRDLEAFIRIAAEVGLDVIVRPGPYICAEWDNGGFPAWLTARTGTRTRTSDPAFLRAVSVWFDELIPRLAALQASRGGPIVAVQVENEYGSYGDDADYLRWLRDALVERGVTELLYTADGPTDLMLDGGTLPGVLATATFGSRAAEAASLLRSRRDGEPFLCAEYWNGWFDHWGEKHHMRSVPSADATLAEILDAGGSVSLYMAHGGTNFGLGAGANHDGALQPTITSYDSDAAIAEHGAVTPKFTAFRSRLAAFTGIEPRPVPADPRILAPCTVPVTAGADLLPALEAAGPGVEAPHALSFEELGLASGLVLYRARPRLPRGRTTLTVTGLHDRAQVFVDGSQLGVLDRESGALDVVGTGSRVELQILVENQGRINYGPLLGQGKGILGGVQIGRRLVHGWTAHPLPLDEWSGAMLASIAEGTGTASATGTAGFATARVDIVEPEDAFLALPGFGKGFVWVNDFLLGRYWEIGPQVTLYVPAPLFTAGENRITVLELHRRAETIEFRAAPELGPTEEYVETFE; encoded by the coding sequence GTGACGGTCGCGACCCGCACTGCCCTCCTCGACTACTCGACCGGCACGTTGCGGCGAGACGGGGTGGAGCACAGGGTGCTCTCGGGCTCCGTGCACTACTTCCGTGTGCATCCCGAGCAGTGGCGTGATCGCCTCGAACGGGTGGCGGCGCTCGGACTGAACACGGTCGACACCTACGTGGCATGGAATTTCCACCAGCGTCGGGCCGACGACGCGCCCGACTTCGATGGCTGGCGTGACCTGGAGGCGTTCATCCGCATCGCCGCCGAGGTCGGTCTCGACGTGATCGTGCGGCCGGGCCCGTACATCTGTGCGGAGTGGGACAACGGCGGGTTCCCCGCCTGGCTCACCGCGCGCACCGGAACCCGCACGCGTACCTCGGATCCTGCGTTCTTGCGTGCGGTGTCCGTGTGGTTCGACGAGCTCATCCCGCGGCTGGCGGCGCTGCAGGCCTCCCGGGGCGGACCAATCGTCGCCGTGCAGGTGGAGAACGAATACGGCAGCTACGGCGACGACGCGGACTATCTGCGCTGGCTTCGCGACGCGCTCGTCGAACGGGGCGTGACCGAGCTGCTCTACACGGCAGACGGTCCGACCGACCTCATGCTCGACGGTGGCACCCTTCCCGGAGTGCTCGCCACGGCCACGTTCGGCTCGCGGGCCGCCGAGGCGGCCTCTCTGCTGCGCTCGCGCCGCGACGGCGAACCGTTCCTCTGCGCCGAATACTGGAACGGCTGGTTCGACCACTGGGGCGAGAAGCACCACATGCGCTCCGTGCCGAGCGCCGACGCCACGCTGGCCGAGATCCTCGACGCCGGCGGCTCGGTGAGTCTGTACATGGCGCACGGTGGGACCAACTTCGGATTGGGGGCGGGCGCGAACCACGATGGCGCCCTGCAGCCGACCATCACGAGCTACGACTCGGATGCGGCGATCGCCGAGCACGGCGCCGTCACCCCCAAATTCACCGCCTTCCGTTCCCGGCTGGCCGCTTTCACCGGGATCGAGCCGCGCCCCGTTCCTGCCGACCCGCGCATCCTCGCGCCGTGCACGGTGCCGGTGACCGCCGGTGCCGATCTGCTCCCCGCGCTCGAGGCGGCGGGGCCCGGCGTCGAGGCGCCGCATGCGCTGAGCTTCGAGGAGCTGGGGCTCGCCTCCGGTCTCGTGTTGTATCGCGCGCGGCCCCGCCTACCGCGCGGACGGACGACGCTGACGGTCACCGGCCTGCACGACCGCGCGCAGGTCTTCGTCGATGGTAGCCAGCTCGGTGTGCTCGACCGGGAGAGCGGCGCGCTCGATGTGGTCGGCACCGGGTCGCGGGTCGAGTTGCAGATCCTGGTCGAGAACCAGGGGCGCATCAACTACGGCCCATTGCTCGGCCAGGGCAAAGGGATTCTGGGTGGTGTGCAGATCGGGCGCCGGCTGGTTCACGGCTGGACTGCTCATCCACTGCCCCTCGACGAATGGTCGGGCGCGATGCTGGCGAGCATCGCAGAGGGGACCGGCACGGCCTCCGCGACCGGTACGGCCGGCTTCGCGACGGCGCGCGTCGACATCGTCGAACCGGAAGACGCCTTCCTCGCCCTTCCGGGCTTCGGCAAAGGCTTCGTCTGGGTGAACGACTTCCTGCTCGGCCGCTACTGGGAGATCGGGCCGCAGGTGACGCTGTATGTTCCCGCCCCCCTGTTCACTGCGGGGGAGAACCGGATCACCGTGCTCGAACTGCACCGGCGGGCGGAGACCATCGAGTTCCGCGCGGCGCCCGAACTCGGCCCGACCGAGGAGTACGTGGAGACCTTCGAGTAG
- the hpaD gene encoding 3,4-dihydroxyphenylacetate 2,3-dioxygenase produces the protein MSTIPTPAATPPDILRCAYMELVVTDLEASRAFYVDVLGLVVTEEDENAVYLRSFEEFIHHNLVLRTGPVAAVAAFSYRVRSPEDLDRAVAFYTELGCRVERRAEGFTTGIGDSVRVEDPLGFPYEFFYDVEHVERLAWRYDLYTPGALVRLDHFNQVTPDVPRAVKYMEDLGFRVTEDIQDEAGTTYAAWMRRKPTVHDTAMTGGDGPRMHHVAFATHEKHNIIAICDKLGALRRSDVIERGPGRHGVSNAFYLYLRDPDGHRVEIYTQDYYTGDPDNPVVTWDVHDNQRRDWWGNPVVPSWYTDASLVLDLDGAPQPLTARTDDSEMEVTIGADGFSYTREGDIAAGFKLGAQV, from the coding sequence ATGAGTACCATCCCCACGCCGGCCGCGACCCCGCCGGACATCCTCCGCTGCGCCTACATGGAGCTCGTGGTCACCGACCTCGAGGCGAGCCGCGCGTTCTATGTCGACGTGCTCGGCCTCGTCGTGACCGAGGAAGACGAGAACGCTGTCTACCTGCGCAGCTTCGAGGAGTTCATCCACCACAACCTCGTGCTGCGCACGGGCCCGGTGGCCGCGGTCGCCGCCTTCTCGTACCGCGTGCGCTCCCCTGAAGACCTCGATCGCGCGGTGGCGTTCTACACCGAGCTCGGCTGCCGGGTCGAACGCCGGGCAGAGGGCTTCACCACCGGCATCGGCGACAGTGTGCGCGTCGAAGACCCGCTGGGCTTCCCCTACGAGTTCTTCTACGACGTGGAACACGTCGAGCGTCTCGCCTGGCGCTACGACCTCTACACCCCCGGCGCGCTTGTGCGGCTCGACCATTTCAACCAGGTCACCCCGGATGTGCCTCGCGCCGTGAAGTACATGGAAGACCTGGGCTTCCGCGTCACCGAGGACATCCAAGACGAGGCGGGAACCACCTACGCCGCCTGGATGCGCCGCAAGCCGACCGTGCACGACACGGCCATGACCGGCGGAGACGGCCCGCGGATGCACCACGTCGCCTTCGCGACGCACGAGAAGCACAACATCATCGCGATCTGCGACAAACTGGGCGCCCTGCGCCGCAGCGACGTGATCGAGCGCGGACCGGGCCGTCACGGCGTCTCCAACGCCTTCTACCTCTACCTGCGCGACCCCGACGGTCACCGCGTCGAGATCTACACCCAGGACTACTACACCGGCGACCCGGACAACCCCGTCGTCACCTGGGATGTGCACGACAACCAGCGCCGCGACTGGTGGGGCAACCCGGTGGTCCCGTCCTGGTACACGGATGCGTCTCTGGTGCTCGACCTCGACGGCGCTCCCCAGCCGTTGACGGCGCGCACCGACGACTCCGAGATGGAGGTCACCATCGGCGCCGACGGCTTCTCGTACACCCGTGAGGGCGACATCGCGGCGGGCTTCAAGCTGGGCGCACAGGTCTGA
- the hpaE gene encoding 5-carboxymethyl-2-hydroxymuconate semialdehyde dehydrogenase — translation MAQHYIPENLPDKIQHFIGGEFVDSVSGKTFDVLDPVSNETYVTAAAGQKADIDLAVEAATRAFTEGPWPRMKPRERAAILNRIADAVSAQDARLAELETFDTGLPITQALGQAQRAAENFRFFADLIVAQADDAYKVPGSQINYVNRKPIGVAGLITPWNTPFMLESWKLAPALASGCTVVLKPAEFTPLSASLWAGIFRDAGLPDGVFNLVNGLGEEAGDALVKHPDVPLISFTGESRTGQLIFGNAAPFLKGLSMELGGKSPAVVFADADLEAAIDSTLFGVFSLNGERCTAGSRILVERSIYDDFCARYAARAKNIVVGDPHDPKTEVGALVHPEHYDKVMSYVEIGKSEGRLLAGGGRPEGLATGNYVAPTVFADVAPDARIFQEEIFGPVVAITPFDSDEEALALANGVRYGLAAYIWTTDLTRAHTFAQNVEAGMVWLNSHNVRDLRTPFGGVKASGLGHEGGYRSIDFYTDQQAVHITLGPVHTARFGAN, via the coding sequence ATGGCGCAGCACTACATCCCCGAGAACCTGCCCGACAAGATCCAGCACTTCATCGGCGGCGAATTCGTCGACAGCGTCTCGGGAAAGACGTTCGACGTGCTCGACCCGGTCTCCAACGAGACCTATGTCACCGCAGCGGCTGGCCAGAAGGCCGACATCGACCTCGCCGTCGAGGCCGCCACCCGCGCCTTCACAGAGGGGCCCTGGCCCCGAATGAAGCCGCGCGAGCGGGCCGCGATCCTGAACCGCATCGCCGACGCAGTCAGCGCCCAGGATGCGCGCCTCGCCGAACTCGAGACCTTCGACACCGGCCTGCCGATCACTCAGGCCCTCGGCCAGGCCCAGCGCGCCGCAGAGAACTTCCGCTTCTTCGCGGACCTGATCGTGGCGCAGGCCGACGACGCATACAAGGTCCCCGGCTCGCAGATCAACTACGTGAACCGGAAGCCGATCGGTGTCGCCGGGCTCATCACGCCCTGGAACACCCCGTTCATGCTGGAGAGCTGGAAGCTCGCCCCGGCCCTCGCCTCCGGCTGCACTGTCGTGCTCAAGCCGGCGGAGTTCACCCCGCTCTCGGCCAGCCTGTGGGCGGGCATCTTCCGCGACGCCGGCCTGCCCGACGGCGTATTCAACCTGGTCAACGGTCTCGGCGAGGAGGCGGGCGACGCGCTCGTCAAGCACCCGGATGTTCCGCTCATCTCGTTCACGGGCGAGAGCCGCACCGGGCAGCTCATCTTCGGGAACGCGGCGCCGTTCCTCAAAGGCCTCTCGATGGAGCTGGGCGGCAAGTCCCCCGCCGTCGTGTTCGCCGACGCCGATCTGGAAGCCGCAATCGACTCCACGCTGTTCGGCGTGTTCTCGCTGAACGGGGAGCGCTGCACCGCCGGAAGCCGCATCCTCGTCGAGCGCTCCATCTACGACGACTTCTGCGCCCGCTACGCCGCGCGCGCCAAGAACATCGTGGTGGGCGACCCGCACGACCCGAAGACCGAAGTGGGCGCCCTTGTGCACCCCGAGCACTACGACAAGGTCATGAGCTACGTGGAGATCGGCAAGTCCGAGGGCCGCCTGCTCGCCGGCGGCGGACGCCCGGAGGGTCTCGCCACCGGCAACTACGTCGCCCCGACCGTGTTCGCCGACGTGGCACCGGATGCGCGCATCTTCCAGGAGGAGATCTTCGGCCCCGTCGTCGCCATCACGCCGTTCGACAGCGACGAAGAGGCCCTCGCCCTCGCCAACGGCGTGCGCTACGGGCTCGCCGCCTACATCTGGACGACCGACCTCACCCGCGCGCACACCTTCGCGCAGAACGTCGAGGCCGGCATGGTCTGGCTGAACTCGCACAATGTCCGCGACCTGCGCACCCCGTTCGGTGGGGTGAAGGCCTCCGGCCTCGGCCACGAGGGCGGATACCGTTCGATCGACTTCTACACCGACCAACAGGCGGTCCACATCACGCTGGGCCCGGTTCACACCGCCCGGTTCGGCGCCAACTGA
- a CDS encoding GntR family transcriptional regulator gives MADTALGTAKAPTPSKSQLAYDWIRERIDDGRYVSGFRLVLGQIAGELEVSVVPVREAIRRLEAEGLVTFEKNVGAQVALLHETEYTYTMQTLALVEGAATQMSAPLLNGDHLYRARAINNEMIACLDDFIPHRFTELNRTFHSVLFEECPNPHILDLVHRGWNRLTVLRDSTFSFVPGRARESVDEHEQILRLIETEADPLEIELAARRHRLATLDAFLTYQTEHKHPQR, from the coding sequence ATGGCTGACACAGCGCTAGGAACCGCGAAGGCGCCGACACCGAGCAAGTCCCAGCTGGCCTACGACTGGATCCGGGAGCGCATCGACGACGGCCGGTACGTCTCCGGCTTCCGGCTCGTGCTCGGGCAGATCGCGGGCGAGCTCGAGGTGAGCGTCGTGCCGGTGCGCGAGGCGATCCGCCGGCTCGAGGCCGAAGGCCTCGTGACGTTCGAGAAGAACGTCGGCGCTCAGGTCGCCCTGCTGCACGAGACCGAGTACACCTACACGATGCAGACACTGGCTCTCGTCGAAGGCGCGGCCACCCAGATGTCGGCGCCGCTGCTGAACGGCGACCACCTCTACCGCGCCCGCGCGATCAACAACGAGATGATCGCCTGTCTCGACGACTTCATCCCCCACCGGTTCACCGAGCTCAACCGCACCTTCCACTCCGTGCTGTTCGAGGAGTGCCCCAACCCGCACATCCTCGACCTCGTGCACCGCGGGTGGAACCGGCTGACCGTGCTCCGCGACTCCACGTTCAGCTTCGTTCCGGGACGCGCCCGCGAGTCCGTCGACGAGCACGAGCAGATCCTGCGCCTGATCGAGACGGAGGCCGACCCGCTGGAGATCGAGCTCGCTGCCCGCCGGCACCGGCTCGCCACGCTCGACGCCTTCCTCACCTACCAGACCGAGCACAAGCACCCGCAGCGCTGA